In the Candidatus Hydrogenedentota bacterium genome, CTTTGCCGCCGCGCTGGAGGATGCGTGTCATGCAACTGATCTTTGAGAAAAGCCGCCCCGGCCGCCGCGCCCTCACCCTGGACCCTTTGGATGTTCCGAAGGCGGAGCTTCCCGCAGGGTTTTGCAGGGAGACGCCGCCCGCGCTCCCCGAGGTCGGCGAGTTTGACGTCGTTCGGCATTTTACGCACCTGTCGCGCCGCAACTTCGGGCTGGACAGCCATTTCTACCCCCTCGGCTCCTGCACCATGAAATACAACCCCAAGGTTTCGGAGCTGGTCGCCGCCGATCCGGGGTTTGCGGCGCTGCACCCGCACCTGTCCAGTGCGCCGGCCTACTGGGGCGCGTGCCAGGGCGCCCTGGAGCTGGTCCATGATCTGGAGGGCATTCTGGCGGAGGTCGGCGGCATGAAGGCCGGCTGCCTCCAGCCCATGGCCGGGGCGCACGGTGAACTGGCCGGAACGTTGCTCATCGCCGCGTACCACCGCGACCGGGGCAACACGCACAAACGGGTAGTGCTGGTGCCCGACTCCGCCCACGGCACCAACCCGGCGAGCGCCGCCATGGCGGGCTTCGACGTGGTCCAGATTCCCTCCGCCCCCGACGGGCTGGCGGACCTGGACCGTTTCCGCGAGGCCATGAACGACAATGTGGCGGCGGTCATGCTGACCTGCCCGAACACCCACGGGCTCTTCGAGCCGCAGGTGGCGGAAATCGCCAAAATCGCCCACGCCGTGGACGCCCTCATGTACTACGACGGCGCGAACCTGAACGCCATCGTGGGCAAGTGCCGCCCCGGCGACCTCGGGTTCGACGTGATGCACTTCAACCTCCACAAGACCTTCGCCACCCCCCATGGCATGGGCGGACCCGGGGCCGGCGCCATCGCCGTCGGGGACCGGCTCCTGCCGTACCTGCCCGGGCCGCGCGTGGAGAAGACGGCGGACGGCTTTGTCCTGTCCCAGCCGCCCAAATCCATCGGGCGCATGGCGCCGTTCTTCGGCAATTTCCTGATCGCCGTGCGGGCATACGCCTTCCTGCTGCGCTACGGCGGCGACGGGCTCGCCGCCGTGGCGGAGAGCGCCGTGCTGAACGCGAACTATGTTCTGGCGCGCCTGCGCGGGGCCTACCACCCCGCGTTTGACGGGTATTGCATGCACGAGTGCGTGTTCTCGGCGGCGGCCCAGGCGGAGAAGGGCGCCCGCGCCCTGGACATCGCCAAGGCGCTGCTGGAGCGGGGCTGCCACGCCCCGACGGTGTACTTCCCCCTCACGGTGAAAGAGTGCCTGATGATCGAGCCGACGGAGACGGAGTCCAAGGAGACGATGGACGCCTTCTGCGACGACATGCTGGACATCGCGCGGATCGCCGAAACAGCCCCGGAGACGCTGAAGGACGCGCCCCGCGGCCTGCCCGTCACCCGGCTGGACGAGGTGAAGGCCGCCAAGGACCTCAACTGTGCCAGTCTTGCCTGAGACGGGCGCGCTCCGGCTCATCGCATCCGAAGGCCTGGGGCCGAGGGAGCACCTGGCCCTGGATGAGGCGGTGCTGGACGCCGTGGAGACGGGGGATTCCCCGTCCACCCTGCGGTTGTGGGAGGCGGACGTTCCTTTCGTGGTGATGGGGTCCGCGCAGAAAGCCGCGCGCGAGGTGCGTCTGGAGGCCTGCGCGGCGGATGGTGTTCCGGTGCTGCGGCGCTGCACCGCCGGGGGGTGTGTGCTCCAGGGGCCGGGAAGCCTCAATTTCAGCCTGGCGGTCCGCTATGACGACTGGCCGGGCACCCGCGACCTGCGTCCATCCTACTGCCTCCTCCTGTCGCGGGTCACGGAAGGTTTGAAAGGCCTCGGGCTGGCGGCCTCGCAGGAGGGGGTGTGCGATCTGGCCGTGGGCGGGCTGAAAGTCTCCGGAAACGCCCAGCGCCGCCGCAAGCACGCCTTTCTCCACCACGGCACACTGCTCTACCGGCCCGACTATGCGGGCATGGCCCGCTACCTCGCCGAACCCGCGGACCGTCCGGAGTACCGGGGCGGACGCAGCCATGCCGAGTTCGTGGGCGCGGTGAATGCTGATCCGGAACGCCTGCGGGACATGCTGCGCGGCGTCTTTGGGGCGCGGCCTCCCGCCCAACCGCCCTCCCCGCGCGAAATGGAGGCCATGCACCGTCTGGTGGGGGAGAAATACCTGCTGGATGCCTGGAATCTCCGGCAGTAGGCCGGGAAACGCCGCCGCGTTCCTCTGGTATACTGGAAAAGGACCACAACGGCCCCGGCGGGCGAAGGGATCGGCATGGCAGGACGGTTTGCATGGGTGATGGCGGTCGGGGCGGCTGCATTGCTGGGCGGGTGCAGTCTGGGCCGTCCGGTGCCGGGATTCACCTTTTCCCCCGAGAGCGGCGCCGCGCCGCTGTCGGTGCAGTTCACCAACACCTCCACCGGCGGCGGGCCCTTCGCCGTGGCATGGTCCTGGGATTTCGGTGACGGTTCCCCGGCGGACACGGCGGAAAGCCCCGTCCATGTGTACGCGGCCCCGGGGGAATACTCCGTCACCCTGACCATGAAGACTTGGCGCGGGGACCGTTCCACAGTGGGTGGGCCGGTGTCGGTGGGGACGGCTCCGGATTCAGTCCCGGTCTTTACCGTGGATTTCTCCGTCTCCCCGACGGTGGGCGCCGCCCCTCTGGCGACGCAATTTGCCAATAAGACCGTGTTCTCCGGAAAATGCGATGCCATCTGGTCGTGGGACTTCGGGGACGGGTCCGCCCTGTCCGCCGAGGTGTCGCCCGCCCATGTCTACGCCACACCAGGCACCTTTACGGTCCGGCTGACGGCGCAGGTGGGGCCGGCTGTGCAGACGAAGGAAAAGGCGGGATATGTGGTGGTGACGGAGACACCCGATCCGGGCGCCGGGCCCGTGCTGGAGCGGACGGTGTCGCCGACGGCCTACACCCCCGGCGCGGCGGTGACGGTCACGCTGCGAATTCTCTACACGGGCACCGGGGAAATCACGGCGCTGGGCATTCAGGAGACCCTGCCCGACGGCTGGACCTATGCCGGCTTCTCCGGGGGCGGCGCGCCGCCGGTGTCTCAGCAGACAGAGGGCGGCGGCACCCTGGACTTTGCCTATATCACGGTTCCCGGATTCCCCGCGGCGTTTTCCTATCTTGCCCTGCCCCCGGTATCGGCTTCCGGCACGGCTCTCTTCACCGGGCAGGTGCTTTATCGGACCTCTGGCGGCGAGCAGGTATCGCAGCCCTGTGTGACCGACATGCCCCCTGCGGGCGGCGGCGAAGGGGAGGGCGAAGGCGAAGGCGAGGGTGAAGGGGAAGGAGAACCGGCCCTGACTCAGGTCCCCGATCTTCTGGATCGTCCCGTGGAGGAGGTGGCGGGGCTTCTGGCCGACAGCGGGCTTGTGCAGGGGGGAATCACCGCGGTGTGGTCGGAGACTGTGGACATCGGACGCATCGTGGCGCAGGATCCTGCGGCGGGGGAGATGGTACCGGTGGGCTCGGCGGTGGCGGTGAGCCTTTCGGAATATGCGCAAGCAACGCTGCTTCACCTGTCGCGGTCCAGTGAGGCGACTGCGGGATATGTGCAGGGCGGTCAGGCAAGCGTCACAGTGACGCTGGACCGTACGGGGGCCAAGCCTGTATCCCAGCTCGATGTTTCGGAAACCCTGCCCGCCGGATGGACCTATGCCGGATGGTTGGACGGGGAGCCGCCCGACAGCGCCCCCCTGCCGGGGGACACCGCCTCCCTCGCCTTTTCCTGGGAGGCCCCGCAAATGTTTCCCCTGACCTTTTCCTACCTCCTGAACGTTCCCGCCGACGCGGCCGGAACCGCGCAACTGTCCGGAAAGGCGCTCTATGAGGCGGGCAACGGGATGCTGGAGTCAAACACCGAAACCACGCTCCTTTTTCCGCCGGGCACCGGCGGGCTGGTGCTGGACCGGACCATTGGCGGTGAGGGCGTGTGGCGGCAGGGAGAGCCCGTGGAGGTCACCCTGAGTATTTCCGCAGTGGGAGGGTTCACCGGGACGGTCACCGCGTTTGGACTGGAGGAGGCGCTTCCCGAAGGATGGGTCTTTGACGGTGTGGTCTCCTCGCCCACGGCGCCGGCCGGCGCCGGGGTTCCGGAAGGCGCCTCTACCCTTGGCATCCTTTGGATTACCCCGCCCCCCCTTCCGGTCACAGTGGTCTACCGCCTGATTCCGGGCGGGGACAGCCCGGTGGCCTGTTTGCAGGGGGACGCCATCTATCGCGTAGGGAGCGGCGGTGAGCAGCGCAGCAACACGGAGGTGAGCTGCCTGCCGGAGGGTCTTGCCCCGTGACTTACCTGCGGGGCGGGGCTTCGCCGCAGGGGCCGGGAGGGGCGGCGCGCAGGGGCGTGTTCCGCCGCTGCTCCTCCGAGGTGACCCCGATGACCATGTCCAGCGTTCCGTCCTCGCTGAGGCCGTAGTTCATTCCCCCCACAGGCAGGGATTCGACGGCTCCGCGCAGGGTACGGCCCCGGTCGGTCAGGTAATGCACCCGCTGGTTCCCCGACCCGGCCAGGGGGTGGGTCTGCGGGAGGTCGCACCGGTAGGGGCCGTCCACCAGAATGTCC is a window encoding:
- a CDS encoding aminomethyl-transferring glycine dehydrogenase subunit GcvPB encodes the protein MQLIFEKSRPGRRALTLDPLDVPKAELPAGFCRETPPALPEVGEFDVVRHFTHLSRRNFGLDSHFYPLGSCTMKYNPKVSELVAADPGFAALHPHLSSAPAYWGACQGALELVHDLEGILAEVGGMKAGCLQPMAGAHGELAGTLLIAAYHRDRGNTHKRVVLVPDSAHGTNPASAAMAGFDVVQIPSAPDGLADLDRFREAMNDNVAAVMLTCPNTHGLFEPQVAEIAKIAHAVDALMYYDGANLNAIVGKCRPGDLGFDVMHFNLHKTFATPHGMGGPGAGAIAVGDRLLPYLPGPRVEKTADGFVLSQPPKSIGRMAPFFGNFLIAVRAYAFLLRYGGDGLAAVAESAVLNANYVLARLRGAYHPAFDGYCMHECVFSAAAQAEKGARALDIAKALLERGCHAPTVYFPLTVKECLMIEPTETESKETMDAFCDDMLDIARIAETAPETLKDAPRGLPVTRLDEVKAAKDLNCASLA
- a CDS encoding lipoate--protein ligase family protein produces the protein MPVLPETGALRLIASEGLGPREHLALDEAVLDAVETGDSPSTLRLWEADVPFVVMGSAQKAAREVRLEACAADGVPVLRRCTAGGCVLQGPGSLNFSLAVRYDDWPGTRDLRPSYCLLLSRVTEGLKGLGLAASQEGVCDLAVGGLKVSGNAQRRRKHAFLHHGTLLYRPDYAGMARYLAEPADRPEYRGGRSHAEFVGAVNADPERLRDMLRGVFGARPPAQPPSPREMEAMHRLVGEKYLLDAWNLRQ
- a CDS encoding PKD domain-containing protein, with product MAGRFAWVMAVGAAALLGGCSLGRPVPGFTFSPESGAAPLSVQFTNTSTGGGPFAVAWSWDFGDGSPADTAESPVHVYAAPGEYSVTLTMKTWRGDRSTVGGPVSVGTAPDSVPVFTVDFSVSPTVGAAPLATQFANKTVFSGKCDAIWSWDFGDGSALSAEVSPAHVYATPGTFTVRLTAQVGPAVQTKEKAGYVVVTETPDPGAGPVLERTVSPTAYTPGAAVTVTLRILYTGTGEITALGIQETLPDGWTYAGFSGGGAPPVSQQTEGGGTLDFAYITVPGFPAAFSYLALPPVSASGTALFTGQVLYRTSGGEQVSQPCVTDMPPAGGGEGEGEGEGEGEGEGEPALTQVPDLLDRPVEEVAGLLADSGLVQGGITAVWSETVDIGRIVAQDPAAGEMVPVGSAVAVSLSEYAQATLLHLSRSSEATAGYVQGGQASVTVTLDRTGAKPVSQLDVSETLPAGWTYAGWLDGEPPDSAPLPGDTASLAFSWEAPQMFPLTFSYLLNVPADAAGTAQLSGKALYEAGNGMLESNTETTLLFPPGTGGLVLDRTIGGEGVWRQGEPVEVTLSISAVGGFTGTVTAFGLEEALPEGWVFDGVVSSPTAPAGAGVPEGASTLGILWITPPPLPVTVVYRLIPGGDSPVACLQGDAIYRVGSGGEQRSNTEVSCLPEGLAP